The Leopardus geoffroyi isolate Oge1 chromosome D3, O.geoffroyi_Oge1_pat1.0, whole genome shotgun sequence region CGCGATAACCGATTGTCAGCTGGGGCAGTGCCGCCTCGCCAGGGGCTACAGAGGGGAGGAGTGGGCACTGGGCCCCTGGGGGCCTGACCCCTGACCCTTACAGCAGGGGTGCCCCTCCCAGAATGGGGGGATGGGCCGGGTGTCTCCCAGTGGTCCAGTGCCAGTGTATCTTCCCTGAACTGGCCTTAGGCCTCGTGCTGGGGGTCCTGAGTGAGGCCACCGTCACCGCAGGCCACAGGCTAGGGGAGGGGTCTGTATCCACCAGCCAGCACCTAGACCCTAAGcagccccaccccactcctgtGCATCTTATGTCTCTTCTCCCCACACACCAATTTGAGTGGGCTGATCTGTGGCCAGACCTCTTCCCCAGACTGGGAGCCTCTAAGGCCTGGTCTGAGTCATCCCTGTGCCCAGAATGGGTCTTCCAACCTAGTGGGTACAAATAGGCTTGTGGCCTCCCACAGGGGCTGGCCTGGCCCCCACTCAGGGAATGCAGGACATGACAGGAGGCTGACCTGGGCACCCACTGTGAAACCCAGCTGAGGCTGGGGTTAAACAGAGCTGGGAGATCctgagagtggggtgggggtgggtaacCAGATGGGCAGGGGGCTCTGGGGCCCTGCTGGAGGCCTTTCTGGCTTGAGCTCAGTCACGTTGGGGGATTTTCTTGGCCTAACTCTGGCACCAAGGTGGCCTTGGCACTCCTCGTCAGAGATAGGAATTCACACAGTGGGTAGGTGCTGGGTAGAACCCCGAAGTCCTGGCCCAGGGTGCGGCccagcaggtggggtgggggctgggagtcaCTGGCTGCCAGGTGCCAGTCTCCTGGCAGGGACACGCCCCACCCTGGGACAGGTGAGGCTCTTGGGGAGGGGCCCCTCAACCTCAACCTGCTGGCAAGGGCCTCTCCAGGGAGCCCGGGCCAGGAGCTGTCTTCCTATCAAGGCGGGTCAGACAATGCCTGAGACGCAGGGACACATGCTGCCAGGCTAttgtttgaaggagagagagagaaggcccgGGAGACCAGCCCCCACAGCTTCTCCAGGGCCTTGGAGTTACTGGGCCAGGCAGCTGCTGCCTAGCACCAACAGGGACTCCCTCCTGCTGAGGTGTGAGCCCCATCAGGCCTGTGTCTGCCCATCCTTCAAAGTCAGTTAGGAGCCAGCCTCACCTGTCCCCTACCCCTCAGACCAGAGGGAGAGGGCACCATGCAGGTGGAGGGGGAGCCCCAGGAACAAAGCCAAGGAGCCAGGTCTTTGGGACAGGGTCCCCGAGGATCGGGGGGGGGGAGCTGGAAGAATATGGTAGTTTCACCGTTAATATTGTTTGGTGTTGGTGAGCTATCCACACTATGAAAGAGGGTGGGGGGTGCTCTGGAGGCCCTCCGTGCCCCCATCCTCTGGCCCCCACCTTGTCTCAGGCAGTGGTGGAGCTCTATTGGCTCTGGTGGCTGCTTCCAGAGCTGACTCCAGTGATTCTAAGAATGGAAATGCCTCGAGAGTCTCAGGCACCGGGAGGAGGTGGGCGCAGCTGTGTCTACAGCTCAGGAAGCCCTGAGAAATATTTGTTGTACTTCatgggccagagagagggggtggcAGGGCCCCTTCCCTGGAGCTCCCCCAGGGAATCCACAGGCCCTATCTGGATGAGTTTGTGTGCAGGGGCAGGAGCTGGGAGTAAGACCCTTTCCCTCCTGACATGTCACCCTCCTGACTCTTGCCCTTCTGACCTGGGCCTCCCCAGAGGCTGTGCCTTAtcagtggagaaactgaggcagtcTGAGAGTGACAAGCTCCATTAGACACCCAGCTGTGAAGTGCTAAGGTGTAGACCCAGGTGTGTCTGTCTTGAAGATGCCCTGAGCCTGAGATGCCAGCCTGTCTGGCTGGGGGGCTAGGCTGAGGGGCTGTGTCTCTAGTGGACCCACCGCCCAAGGTAGGACCCAGCCTAGGCCTGCTGCAGCCAGGCATCCTAAActctacacacacagacacattctCAGGTCCCTGCAAGGCCCCTCACTGAGGCGGGGGCAAGGATGCCTGTCacccccttcctgccttcccagcTCCAGGCCTTTGCTCACAGGCCCTCACCCCATTTCTGCCATTGAAACTCCCCATACAGAGGACTCTGCCCTCTGCTGCCTCCATGTCTGAGCCGGGTAGGGAACGGGGCATCGGACTGCCCCAGGAATCCAAGCCTGCGCCTGActtgccctgcccctgccccccaggatATCGACAAGCAGTACGTGGGCTTCGCCACACTGCCCAATCAGGTGCACCGGAAGTCTGTGAAGAAGGGCTTCGATTTCACTCTTATGGTGGTGGGTGAGTGGGCTGGACTCCCAGGTGGGGTGGCTTGGGCCATAGCCAGCTAGGCTTTGTCAGAGGGGTCCCAGACTTAACCTGACTCTTTCACTGTACCTGCTGGCAGGTGAGTCGGGCCTGGGGAAGTCCACGCTGGTCCACAGCCTCTTCCTGACCGACTTGTACAAGGACCGGAAGCTGCTGAGTGCCGAGGGTGAGTGGGCCCTATGCAGCCCTGGCATTGGTTCCCCATCCTCTGCTGTGTGACCCTTCAAAGGGGTCCCTTCTGGGTCCAgaccctgctcctctctccccacagcGTGGGTCTCTCCTGTTCAGGGTCCGGGAGGAGTGGCCCAGACCACAGTCAGGCCATGAGGCCAGGGCTAAATGCTAGAATGGATGAGAACAAGGGTCCTGGCTgcccagtgggggtggggtctgagaGTTGGAGAGACCCCTGCAAACGATGCCCCGACACCCACAGAGCGCATCAGCCAAACGGTAGAGATCCTGAAGCACACGGTGGACATTGAGGAGAAGGGGGTCAAGCTGAAGCTCACCATTGTAGACACACCGGGCTTCGGGGATGCTGTCAACAACTCTGAGTGGTGAGGAAAGCCTGGCTGGGGAACAGTCTGTGCCTAGGCTGATCCAGTGTCCCCTCTGGCCTCACCGACCCTCCTGCCTACCTGCAGCTGGAAGCCCATCACCGACTATGTGGACCAGCAGTTTGAGCAGTATTTTCGTGACGAGAGTGGCCTCAACCGCAAGAACATCCAAGACAACCGTGTGCACTGCTGCCTCTACTTCATCTCCCCTTTTGGACACGGGTGCGTGAATGTCCTGGGAACAGgctcagggtggggggtgggaccCGCCTCCATGGTTCCCCGTTGGCTGCACCCGTCACTGCTTATCTTCTGCCTGTGCCCTCACAACCATGCCCTCCCTGAGCCcatcccaccctctctctgtgcccccaccacccccaccatgcccctctccacccctggATGCTCTCTGCAGGCTGCGGCCAGTGGATGTGGGTTTCATGAAGGCTCTGCATGAGAAGGTGAACATTGTGCCCCTCATCGCCAAAGCTGACTGTCTCGTCCCCAGCGAGATCCGGAAGCTGAAGGAGCGGGTGAGCCTGGCATCTGGGCCTGGGCTAAGTCTCCAGGACCCAGAACACCAAGTGCGCACCTGGCCCCGGGTCCCTGGCCAGCCTCAAATCTGACAGCCCTTGCCCCACCACAGATCCGGGAGGAGATTGACAAGTTTGGGATCCACGTGTACCAGTTCCCTGAATGTGACTCTGACGAGGATGAGGACTTCAAGCAGCAGGATCGGGAACTGAAGGTGAGCGGCCTGGGGTGGCAGAGGAGGGAACTGGAGGTCAGTTTACATGGCACCAAGCATCCAGGTCCAACCCGGTGGGGGAAAGAGTCTTTTGTCTGGGCAGTAGAGCCCCTCCacctggggtggggcggggggtgggggtggggtacagTCACTCATGTCCCCACTGGCTTGTGCAGTTTGGGCCCCGTGTGGTTAGTGTGTCATGGAGCACTTGCCAGGACCCAAAGGCACAGTCCTGGCCAGGCCTCCACCCTGACCCTGCTCCTCAGTCTTCTTCCAATGGGTCACGAGCAGAAGGGTCTGGCCTGATGGCCACAAGCCTGTGTGTGCCCTGGCTCCCGGAATTCTGAGCTCCAGAGGGTGGTTGTGGCTTTGGGTGCCCCGGGATCTAGAGTGGCAATAACCAAGCCTAAGGCACGGGATAGGCAGCCACGGGACCAAGAGCAGGGTGGAGCCCTTGGCCCCAGCCTAAGTCAGCATCAGTAACAGGAGGCAGGGGCTcagctctggggagggagggatggcgATGGTAGCTGAATGGAGCAGTTCCTGATGGGGGATGGTGTCAGAAGGGGAGGATATGCCTAGCTGGGCACATACCCTGTGCCACGGGTATAAGCCATGCCAGCTCTGGCTTCAGAGAGGCCACAAGGGTTGTGCAACCCCAGGATCTCTTTGGGGAGGGGCTGTTGATAGTGATACTGGAGGAGCGACCAGGTGCCGAGTGCCCATGTCCCTTCAGCCACTAAGCCCATACTCACACTAACTGGGCGCGAGCCCTTGTACCTGCCCTTCCCAGGAGAGTGCGCCCTTCGCGGTTATCGGCAGCAACACAGTGGTGGAGGCCAAGGGGCAGCGGGTCCGGGGGCGACTGTACCCCTGGGGGATCGTGGAGGGTGAGTTCAGGCATGGGGTGCGACAGAGGGAGTGGGGTGGCTCCCCCGGGGCCTGCACCCACCCAACACCCGCTCTTGCCCCACAGTGGAGAACCAGGCACACTGCGACTTTGTGAAGCTTCGCAACATGCTGATccgcacacacatgcatgatCTCAAGGACGTGACATGCGACGTGCACTATGAGAACTATCGCGCGCACTGCATCCAGCAGATGACCAGGTGCGCAGCTCTGACCCGGACCTGGATCGTGCACCTCATGTTCCCAGCCAAGGCTCCCTAACAGAGGGCTGATCCTTGCTGCCTTCCCAGATCTGAACTTTGCCCCGACTCCCAAGTAGGCCCCCCACCCTGCACCTTGTCTTCCCAGAGCCGACCCAATGGTGTGGGAGCTCAGGAGGGCAGAGCCTCGGTAGTGTTGGGGGTCAGACAAACTGTCCTTCTTGTCCACCCCACAGCAAACTGACCCAGGACAGCCGCATGGAGAGCCCCATCCCCATCCTACCACTGCCTACCCCGGATGCTGAGACAGAAAAGCTCATCAGGATGAAGGATGAGGAGGTTAGTGGGGccacaggggaggagaaggggtgggggcgggggtccaGCCCCTCCTATCACGTTTGTCACTCTACCTTCTGCTGTTCCCATCTCACCTCCAGCTAAGGCGCATGCAGGAGATGCTGCAGAAGATGAAGCAGCAGATGCAGGACCAGTGACCCCTACCCAGCCCCACATTGCCATGGATATACTGCCAGTTTCCAGGCTGGCCCTTCCCGTCCCTGGACCCCAACTGGCCTGGACTCCACCCTGGAATAATCAGGATGTCCAACAGGCCTGGGCACAACCCCAGTCCCGGAGTGGTCCAGACCAGGACTGTTCCCGACTATTCCCAACCTGACCCAGAGATGCAGGCTCATAGCCCCCAAACAACCCTAATTTATTCTCAGCACCAGTCCCTCCCCTTATTTGTATCTGCTTCCAAGGGGCCTGGACAGCAGCCCCCGCAGCTGGCCCTCTTTGGCCTCGGGGGAACAGGAGCTAATTTGGGCCATGACTTTTGAGATCTACCCCTGCCCCAGAAGGTCATGAACTCCGACTCCAGGCCCTACTCAGGTAGGGGGGTAAAACAAGGCAGAATAGGGGAGCAGATCCTCGGCATCCCAGGTCTATTTCTCCACCCCAGTGCCACAGAGTGGACGTGGGAACCCTCGTGTGCCCCCTCCCTCGGGCCACCCAGCTTACGCTGAGGCCTCACTTTGTGCCGAGGTGGGCCAGTCCTTCCCTACCTCCTCACCCCtcactgggtagctcagtggcaGGTTGGGCAACAGAAGCGCTTAGGATCCCTCCAGACCCAAGCAGAGCAGCTGGCTGCAGGCAAGGATCTCCCGGGGCTGGTGGGGCAGGGACGCCTGCAATTGCCCAAACTCCTCATCTAGGGCTGTGGCCTGGCCTGAGGGCTCCAGGAACAGTGGGTGCTGGGCAACCTGGGAACCCCCCACCCCTAGACTGCCATTCCCTGCCTGTGGCTGGAGGTCCTTTCTCCCCAGCAGCACTGTTGCCCTGGGTTGCCTagtccatccctcccccacccccagcatgaTACCTTCCGCCCCAATCCCAGTCTCCAGTTTTGTTCAGTTGTGAATGCTGCATCCTGTCCTGGTGACAGGAGAACAATGTTGGTGAAGTCGCAGCGGTGTCCGAGTGATCCGTGCTCCCCTGCGTTGGTGGGGGGCGGAAGCCCCGGTAGCGTGAGAGCCCTGGTGATAGCGCTCTATCTGGGGCCGCAGCGTCTGTCTACTGGGCCTCCGGGTTATTTCTGGCGGGTGGCAGCGCTGTGGTCGGTTTGGCCGGGGTGCTGGGGcctggcaggggcggggcggcATTATCACTTGGCTCT contains the following coding sequences:
- the LOC123587256 gene encoding septin-5-like isoform X2; translation: MSTGLRYKSKLATPEDKQDIDKQYVGFATLPNQVHRKSVKKGFDFTLMVVGESGLGKSTLVHSLFLTDLYKDRKLLSAEERISQTVEILKHTVDIEEKGVKLKLTIVDTPGFGDAVNNSECWKPITDYVDQQFEQYFRDESGLNRKNIQDNRVHCCLYFISPFGHGLRPVDVGFMKALHEKVNIVPLIAKADCLVPSEIRKLKERIREEIDKFGIHVYQFPECDSDEDEDFKQQDRELKESAPFAVIGSNTVVEAKGQRVRGRLYPWGIVEVENQAHCDFVKLRNMLIRTHMHDLKDVTCDVHYENYRAHCIQQMTSKLTQDSRMESPIPILPLPTPDAETEKLIRMKDEELRRMQEMLQKMKQQMQDQ
- the LOC123587256 gene encoding septin-5-like isoform X1, producing MPETQGHMLPGYCLKERERRPGRPAPTASPGPWSYWARQLLPSTNRDSLLLRCEPHQACVCPSFKDIDKQYVGFATLPNQVHRKSVKKGFDFTLMVVGESGLGKSTLVHSLFLTDLYKDRKLLSAEERISQTVEILKHTVDIEEKGVKLKLTIVDTPGFGDAVNNSECWKPITDYVDQQFEQYFRDESGLNRKNIQDNRVHCCLYFISPFGHGLRPVDVGFMKALHEKVNIVPLIAKADCLVPSEIRKLKERIREEIDKFGIHVYQFPECDSDEDEDFKQQDRELKESAPFAVIGSNTVVEAKGQRVRGRLYPWGIVEVENQAHCDFVKLRNMLIRTHMHDLKDVTCDVHYENYRAHCIQQMTSKLTQDSRMESPIPILPLPTPDAETEKLIRMKDEELRRMQEMLQKMKQQMQDQ